In Natranaerovirga hydrolytica, the sequence TACACCCTCCTAATCTCTTAAAGCCCTTCCTGTTAAGTGTAAGAATACTGCTTCTAAATTAGGTTCCTTAATGTCAATTGAAAGTATATTAGAAGGTGTATGTGTAAAACAGTCTATAATATTCTTTAAAGCTTCATTATGCTTTTTAACGGTTAAAATAATCTGATCTTCTTTGTGCTCAACTTTATCTACCTCTTGATTACTGTTTAAAGCGTCAATAACTTCTTGTGATTGTTGATCCACTTTTATAGTCACTTGTTTCTTCTCATCAATCATATCTGTCAGTTGTTCTTTTGTTCCTTCTGCAATGATTTTTCCATAGTCCATTATACAAATTCTGCTGCATAAATACTCTACTTCTTCCATATAGTGACTGGTATAAATGACGGTCATGCCCTGCTTATTTAATGCTTTAACCGTTTCTAATATATGCTTTCTTGATTGAGGATCAATGCCAACTGTTGGCTCATCCATAATGACAATCTTAGGTTGATGGAGCAATGCCACGCCTATGTTTAATCGTCTCTTCATGCCACCTGAATATTTTTCCACTTTATCTTTTAACCTTTTATCAATTCCTATGATTTGAGACACTTTTTGAATGCGTTCTTTTAGCTCCTTGCCTCTTAACCCATAAGCCTTGCCCCAAAATTGTAAGTTTTCCATTCCAGACAACGTTGGGTATAAAGCAATTTCTTGTGGAATAAAGCCTAATTCATTTTTGATACCTTTCGGTGATTTTACAATGCTTTTTCCTCTATAATAAATATCACCTGCATCCGGTCTTAGCAATGTAGATATCATGGAAATTGTGGTGGATTTACCTGCACCATTAGGCCCTAAAAGACCTAAAACTTCTCCTTCTTGTACGTGAAATGAAATGCCATCTACTGCTTTTATTTCTTTAAATTGTTTTTTAATTGCTTCTACTTTTAATAATTCCATCTAAAATACCACCTTTCTAATTGATGATCCAATACTCTATAAAATCATTTTCCTTCATTTCTTCTTGAATTAACTCCTCGATATTTCTTATCTCTAACCCTTCAAAA encodes:
- a CDS encoding ABC transporter ATP-binding protein, which codes for MELLKVEAIKKQFKEIKAVDGISFHVQEGEVLGLLGPNGAGKSTTISMISTLLRPDAGDIYYRGKSIVKSPKGIKNELGFIPQEIALYPTLSGMENLQFWGKAYGLRGKELKERIQKVSQIIGIDKRLKDKVEKYSGGMKRRLNIGVALLHQPKIVIMDEPTVGIDPQSRKHILETVKALNKQGMTVIYTSHYMEEVEYLCSRICIMDYGKIIAEGTKEQLTDMIDEKKQVTIKVDQQSQEVIDALNSNQEVDKVEHKEDQIILTVKKHNEALKNIIDCFTHTPSNILSIDIKEPNLEAVFLHLTGRALRD